A genomic window from Methanothermobacter tenebrarum includes:
- a CDS encoding CARDB domain-containing protein, giving the protein MKTSTLIIILIIAGLIGIIGAAYLLQGEETKPIVINVTQKTPYNVTPARGAAELVAVQEGPKTVQPGTNVTITCKIKNIGSEPAENITVTSQVFEKHIDKINPNEEVEFTVEVYIPTPEEVEESFGPNATLSNPFYIGGYTVIYYDIKGKHEISSNSLRINLI; this is encoded by the coding sequence TTGAAAACCAGCACATTAATAATAATATTAATAATAGCAGGCCTTATAGGGATAATAGGAGCAGCATATTTATTACAAGGTGAGGAAACCAAACCTATAGTGATTAATGTTACCCAGAAAACACCATATAATGTAACACCTGCCCGGGGAGCTGCAGAACTTGTAGCAGTACAAGAGGGTCCTAAAACAGTGCAACCTGGTACAAATGTGACGATAACTTGCAAAATAAAAAACATAGGATCTGAACCAGCTGAAAACATCACAGTAACCTCGCAGGTATTTGAAAAGCACATAGACAAGATAAACCCCAATGAGGAAGTGGAATTCACAGTTGAAGTATACATCCCAACCCCTGAAGAGGTTGAAGAATCCTTCGGTCCAAACGCAACACTCTCAAACCCCTTCTACATTGGAGGATACACCGTAATATATTATGACATAAAAGGCAAACATGAAATCAGCTCTAACTCACTCAGAATAAACTTGATCTAG
- a CDS encoding FmdE family protein: protein MDYSDIVRFHGHSCAGTAIGYKVGEIVVEIFGRSEDEEIVAIVENDSCSVDAVQFMTGCTFGKGNLIFKDHGKHVYTFIERRTGEGVRISFKKSLEEFMDELGVKDRVEMTQRMLEMSPYDLFEVKRISAKPPAKARIYRSVKCSECGEPVSEHRARIKDGQIVCIPCFNKNGEDY, encoded by the coding sequence ATGGATTATAGTGATATAGTAAGATTTCATGGCCATTCCTGTGCAGGAACGGCGATTGGATATAAGGTTGGTGAGATTGTAGTTGAGATTTTTGGAAGATCAGAGGATGAGGAGATCGTTGCAATTGTTGAGAATGATAGTTGCAGTGTCGATGCTGTCCAGTTTATGACTGGATGCACATTTGGCAAAGGCAACCTAATATTCAAAGATCATGGGAAGCACGTCTACACATTCATCGAGAGAAGGACTGGCGAGGGGGTGAGGATATCCTTCAAAAAGTCTTTAGAAGAGTTTATGGATGAACTGGGCGTTAAAGATAGGGTTGAAATGACACAGAGGATGCTTGAGATGAGCCCATACGACCTATTCGAGGTTAAAAGGATATCAGCGAAGCCCCCTGCAAAAGCTAGGATATATAGGTCTGTCAAGTGCAGTGAATGTGGCGAGCCAGTCTCTGAACATCGTGCAAGGATAAAAGATGGTCAAATAGTCTGCATCCCCTGCTTCAACAAAAATGGAGAGGATTATTGA
- a CDS encoding type II toxin-antitoxin system HicB family antitoxin, translating into MAMHKLRLLISIEKREIGLLQFTSVASQGETRKRAIENLKEALELFLNDEDVLRQYSAKIKNLWGRKKSGM; encoded by the coding sequence ATGGCTATGCACAAATTAAGACTCCTCATATCAATTGAAAAAAGGGAAATTGGTTTATTGCAATTTACAAGCGTGGCTAGTCAAGGTGAAACTAGAAAAAGAGCGATAGAAAATCTTAAGGAAGCTCTTGAATTATTCTTAAATGATGAAGATGTTCTGAGACAATATTCTGCTAAGATCAAAAATTTATGGGGTCGGAAGAAGAGCGGTATGTGA